One part of the Sphingobacterium sp. LZ7M1 genome encodes these proteins:
- the hisD gene encoding histidinol dehydrogenase has protein sequence MLETYLYKDLSKEQIQELVNRNTDPNHAIQDTVLNIMEEVKGHGDQALKSYAKKFDKVDLEQLYLGQDDIDALASTISRDQMRALEIAFQNIHKFHQTQLKRERTVETMPGVKCWREVRPIEKVGLYIPGGSAVLPSTLLMLGVPARIAGCKEIVVCSPPQNNGKINGFVAYCLKLLQINKIYLVGGAQAVAAMAYGTETIPKVNKIFGPGNQFVTKAKSLIQGLTDVSIDMPAGPSEVLVIADESCNPAFVAADLLAQAEHGIDSQAILVATSKTITDAVQEELKKQLEVLPRKELAEKAMQNSYMVIADTLQEAMEFSNLYAPEHLILETNEWKSLINKVLNAGSVFLGHLTPESAGDYASGTNHTLPTSGFARSYSGVSVDSFVKKITFQHISEEGLQHIGSTVEILAELEGLHAHKNAVSIRKK, from the coding sequence ATGCTAGAAACTTATCTATATAAAGACTTAAGCAAGGAGCAGATCCAGGAATTGGTGAATAGGAACACCGATCCGAACCATGCGATCCAAGATACGGTCCTCAATATCATGGAGGAAGTTAAGGGGCATGGCGATCAGGCCCTGAAATCATATGCAAAGAAATTTGATAAGGTAGATCTTGAGCAGCTATATTTAGGACAGGATGATATCGATGCCTTAGCATCGACCATATCCCGTGACCAGATGCGCGCTCTGGAAATCGCCTTCCAGAATATCCATAAATTTCATCAGACCCAATTGAAACGCGAGCGCACGGTTGAAACCATGCCCGGTGTAAAATGCTGGCGCGAGGTAAGACCCATCGAAAAGGTAGGTCTGTACATTCCTGGTGGATCGGCCGTTTTGCCTAGTACCCTATTGATGTTGGGAGTTCCTGCAAGGATTGCGGGATGCAAGGAAATTGTGGTATGTTCACCTCCGCAAAACAATGGCAAGATCAATGGATTCGTAGCCTATTGTTTGAAACTGTTGCAGATCAATAAGATTTACTTGGTTGGTGGAGCACAGGCCGTGGCTGCGATGGCTTATGGTACGGAAACCATCCCTAAGGTCAACAAGATCTTTGGACCAGGGAACCAATTTGTGACCAAGGCAAAAAGTCTGATCCAAGGCTTGACGGATGTCAGCATAGACATGCCTGCCGGACCTTCGGAAGTATTGGTCATTGCAGACGAAAGTTGCAATCCGGCTTTTGTAGCGGCTGATTTATTGGCACAGGCAGAACATGGAATCGACAGCCAAGCGATATTGGTGGCAACCTCGAAAACAATAACCGATGCCGTGCAGGAAGAACTGAAGAAACAATTGGAAGTTCTTCCAAGAAAAGAATTGGCGGAGAAAGCGATGCAAAATTCTTACATGGTAATTGCAGATACTCTTCAAGAAGCCATGGAATTCTCAAACCTGTACGCTCCGGAGCACTTGATCTTGGAGACCAATGAGTGGAAAAGCTTGATCAATAAAGTGCTGAATGCAGGATCGGTATTCTTGGGTCATTTAACCCCTGAGAGTGCTGGCGATTATGCTTCCGGAACGAATCACACCCTACCGACCTCAGGCTTTGCTAGGTCGTACTCAGGTGTGTCTGTAGATTCTTTTGTCAAGAAGATTACCTTCCAACATATTTCTGAGGAAGGATTACAACATATCGGTTCTACCGTTGAAATTTTGGCGGAACTGGAAGGCTTACATGCCCATAAGAATGCTGTGAGCATACGCAAAAAATAA
- the hisG gene encoding ATP phosphoribosyltransferase encodes MKNLKIAIQKSGRLNEKSVQLLKNCGLDFENYKSSLITTVSNFPLEILFLRDDDIPGYVEQGIADLGLVGENVIEETLSNVQYLQRLGFGKCTLKLAIPKDSTIDRLEDLNGKSIATSYPNILQQFLDEYKINADIQMISGSVEIAPGLGLSDAICDIVSTGGTLKSNGLKPFVDVRNSEAILIGRDGLEENPIICELLQRIQSVLRAKETKYVVLNVEKKNLSQITELLHGVKSPTVVPLAEEGWVAVHTVISEDDFWEKINKLKAAGAQGIVVMPIEKIIM; translated from the coding sequence TTGAAAAATCTCAAAATTGCTATCCAAAAATCAGGTAGATTAAACGAAAAATCGGTTCAATTGCTTAAAAACTGTGGATTGGACTTCGAAAACTATAAAAGCTCATTAATTACAACAGTTTCCAACTTTCCCCTTGAAATATTATTCTTAAGAGATGATGATATCCCAGGCTATGTAGAACAGGGAATTGCTGACCTCGGTCTCGTTGGAGAAAATGTAATTGAGGAAACCCTGTCCAATGTTCAGTATCTACAGCGATTAGGTTTTGGGAAATGCACCTTAAAATTAGCCATTCCAAAAGACTCAACCATCGACCGCCTAGAAGACCTGAACGGCAAATCCATCGCAACCTCCTACCCTAATATCTTACAGCAATTTTTGGACGAATATAAGATCAATGCAGACATCCAAATGATCTCTGGATCGGTTGAGATTGCTCCGGGACTTGGGCTTAGTGACGCTATCTGTGATATTGTGTCGACCGGTGGAACTTTAAAAAGCAATGGGTTGAAACCTTTCGTGGATGTTAGAAATTCTGAAGCGATATTGATCGGTAGAGATGGTTTGGAAGAAAATCCAATCATCTGTGAACTTTTACAAAGAATCCAATCTGTATTGCGTGCAAAGGAAACGAAGTATGTGGTATTGAACGTGGAGAAAAAGAACCTGTCGCAAATTACAGAACTCTTGCACGGGGTAAAGAGCCCAACGGTGGTTCCATTGGCTGAAGAAGGCTGGGTAGCTGTCCATACCGTAATATCTGAGGATGATTTTTGGGAGAAGATCAATAAACTAAAAGCGGCAGGCGCACAAGGTATTGTGGTGATGCCGATCGAAAAAATCATTATGTAA
- a CDS encoding DUF5686 and carboxypeptidase-like regulatory domain-containing protein, with product MKTRLFYLTILIGMIFSFQGLSAQSFITIKGKVMNADNYEAIPYASIKVMGAKKDIGTSSNENGEYTLTIPAEYKKIKISSVGFDPEEYPVADEKEQTIRVMLFPANSIEEIVVRAPKRGKYSNKNNPAVELIRKVVQHRDQNRLTGQAYAEYDQYEKISLGLSNLDEKFKNKKVFKKYQFLFEKDDTSQTAANYVLPAYMEEKFSKVYFRKDPNAKKQYIIADRKAEFDPKFIDNDGLSKYFNRLYDEVEIYDNNITILTNQFLSPIANSAPTFYRFYITDTIKNENESLVELSFFPRNKNDLLFKGKLYVTLDGNYAVKGAEMTVSDEINLNFVRDLNIELGFNKTNDNKYYLTKSSLGIDFSITNKGKGIKGKRVVLINDYVNGNVRPDSIYAVPDKYVVIPEEKKEVEETKSESYWATLRPEPLSKSERSIYTNIDSLQSMPSFRTFMDISALVLSGYKQAGPVEIGPVNTFYSYNPVEGFRLRVGGRTTEQLSKRFYAEGYGAYGFEDQKWKYFLAGTYSLNNKSIYKFPQHYLRVSASYDTKIPGQNLEFVQEDNVLLSFKRGENKSYLYNEVYRLDYKVEFSNNFSMNAGLGTWKQTPAGVLSYTLPMADGSHKIVNNLQSTEFNVGFRYAPKEEFYQGKLYRTPIFNKYPIMTFNYTAGVKGVFGGEYNYHNFSAGIFKRFYLSQLGYADINIDGTYIAGNNLPFPVLNIHRANQTYAYQLQSYNLMNFMEFISDHHASWNVQYYMNGFIFNKVPLLKKLKLREVFSFKGVYGGLRDSNNPSLNNQVYDWQTNGSGEQMSFTFGNKPYMEASAGVANIFKVLRVDVVKRLNYLDHPDAPEWGIRARVKFDF from the coding sequence ATGAAAACGAGATTATTTTACTTGACCATACTAATCGGAATGATTTTTTCGTTCCAAGGCCTGTCCGCACAGAGTTTTATTACCATCAAAGGGAAGGTAATGAACGCAGACAACTATGAGGCCATACCTTATGCTTCCATTAAAGTAATGGGTGCCAAAAAGGATATTGGGACAAGTTCCAATGAAAATGGTGAATATACGCTGACCATTCCAGCTGAGTATAAAAAAATCAAGATCAGTTCTGTGGGTTTTGACCCAGAGGAATATCCTGTTGCTGATGAGAAAGAACAAACTATCCGTGTGATGCTGTTTCCTGCCAACTCTATTGAGGAAATCGTAGTAAGGGCACCTAAAAGAGGTAAATACTCCAACAAAAACAATCCTGCAGTAGAATTGATCAGAAAGGTGGTTCAACATCGCGACCAAAACCGTCTGACCGGTCAGGCTTATGCTGAATACGACCAATACGAAAAGATAAGTTTGGGATTGAGCAATCTGGATGAAAAGTTCAAGAACAAAAAGGTGTTTAAAAAATATCAGTTCCTGTTTGAGAAGGATGACACTTCACAAACAGCAGCAAACTATGTATTGCCGGCTTACATGGAGGAGAAATTTTCTAAAGTTTACTTCAGAAAAGATCCCAATGCCAAAAAGCAATATATCATTGCGGACCGTAAGGCTGAATTTGACCCTAAATTTATTGACAATGATGGCCTAAGTAAATATTTCAACCGTCTTTATGATGAGGTGGAGATCTATGATAACAATATTACCATCTTGACCAATCAATTCTTGAGCCCAATCGCCAATTCGGCTCCTACCTTCTACCGTTTTTATATTACGGATACGATAAAGAACGAAAATGAATCTTTGGTAGAGTTAAGCTTCTTCCCTAGAAATAAAAACGACCTTTTGTTTAAAGGTAAGCTATATGTAACCTTGGATGGGAATTATGCGGTTAAAGGCGCTGAAATGACCGTAAGTGACGAGATCAACTTAAACTTTGTTAGGGACTTGAATATTGAACTTGGCTTCAACAAGACCAATGACAACAAGTATTACTTGACAAAATCAAGTTTAGGGATAGATTTCTCCATTACCAATAAAGGCAAAGGGATCAAAGGAAAACGCGTTGTCCTGATCAATGATTATGTGAATGGCAATGTGCGTCCAGACAGCATTTATGCGGTACCGGATAAATATGTGGTAATTCCAGAGGAGAAGAAAGAAGTGGAGGAAACAAAATCTGAAAGCTATTGGGCAACCTTAAGGCCAGAACCGCTATCGAAATCGGAGCGTTCGATCTATACGAACATTGATTCCTTGCAGAGCATGCCTTCTTTCCGTACGTTCATGGATATCTCTGCATTGGTGCTGTCAGGATATAAACAAGCGGGTCCAGTTGAAATTGGCCCTGTGAATACCTTTTATTCCTACAACCCAGTGGAAGGTTTCCGTTTACGTGTTGGTGGCCGTACCACAGAGCAATTGAGCAAGCGTTTCTATGCTGAAGGTTATGGTGCATATGGATTTGAGGACCAAAAATGGAAATACTTCCTTGCAGGTACCTATTCTTTGAACAATAAGTCGATCTATAAATTTCCACAGCATTATTTAAGGGTTTCGGCTTCTTACGATACAAAGATCCCTGGACAGAATCTGGAATTCGTTCAAGAGGACAACGTTTTGCTATCCTTTAAACGTGGTGAGAACAAGAGTTATCTGTACAATGAGGTTTACCGTTTAGATTATAAGGTAGAGTTCAGCAATAACTTCTCGATGAATGCTGGTTTGGGAACTTGGAAACAAACGCCAGCAGGTGTCCTTTCCTATACCCTACCGATGGCAGATGGCTCACATAAGATCGTGAACAACTTACAGAGCACCGAATTTAATGTTGGATTCCGATATGCTCCAAAAGAAGAGTTCTATCAAGGGAAATTATACAGGACTCCAATTTTCAATAAATACCCGATCATGACCTTCAACTATACCGCGGGCGTGAAAGGAGTATTCGGAGGAGAATACAATTACCATAACTTCTCTGCGGGTATTTTCAAAAGATTCTACCTATCGCAATTGGGCTACGCTGATATAAACATAGATGGAACTTATATCGCTGGGAATAACCTTCCTTTCCCAGTATTGAACATCCATCGTGCAAACCAGACTTATGCATATCAATTGCAATCCTATAACTTGATGAACTTTATGGAATTCATTTCCGATCATCATGCTTCCTGGAATGTACAGTATTATATGAATGGCTTTATTTTCAATAAGGTTCCATTGTTGAAAAAACTGAAGTTGAGAGAGGTATTTAGTTTCAAAGGCGTTTATGGTGGATTACGTGACAGCAACAATCCGAGCCTGAACAATCAGGTTTATGATTGGCAGACCAATGGATCAGGTGAGCAGATGTCCTTTACGTTTGGAAATAAACCCTACATGGAGGCAAGTGCCGGTGTAGCGAATATATTTAAGGTATTACGTGTAGACGTGGTAAAGAGATTAAACTATTTAGATCATCCAGATGCTCCAGAATGGGGAATACGTGCAAGAGTGAAGTTTGATTTTTAG
- a CDS encoding EamA family transporter — protein sequence MVKSSNPSGSIIIFAYLVVYIVWGSTFFFIEKALHAFPPFVLGSIRFIIAGSLLMFYCWVKGYKIYIKSAVKDAALVGFLLLFVDMAAIIWSEQYISSAIVSILSAATAIWFIILDKPKWKENFSSIPTLLGLILGFLGVVMLFAEQIFGASANDGDNDKKLTAMIVMTVGTIGWTVGSLISKYNKKSENKKSAEPNAVKEPEEDLNVMVKTAWQMVVAGIAFTTVALLNGEYKSFEFNSVPLEYWGAMVYLALLGSILAFSCYIFLLQYRPATEVSTYAYVNPIVALILVHFFTDHVVSRMQIIGLAVVLFSVLLMNWNLYRDSSIIKNYKRRRKIRKLRHMAPKSSIPRIVEVAEFGQKKTKKPKENPEKGNSTPDSTNADKNKGKSFDQEFYD from the coding sequence ATGGTAAAATCATCAAATCCATCAGGCAGCATCATCATCTTTGCCTACTTGGTGGTGTACATCGTTTGGGGATCTACCTTTTTCTTTATTGAGAAAGCCTTGCACGCTTTCCCTCCTTTTGTTTTGGGCTCGATCAGGTTTATCATCGCGGGTTCACTGCTGATGTTTTACTGTTGGGTAAAGGGATATAAGATTTACATTAAGAGTGCTGTAAAAGACGCTGCATTAGTCGGTTTCCTTTTACTATTTGTCGATATGGCGGCCATCATCTGGTCGGAACAATACATTTCCAGCGCCATTGTATCCATTCTTTCTGCTGCTACAGCCATATGGTTTATTATTTTGGATAAACCAAAATGGAAAGAAAACTTTTCCAGCATTCCGACATTATTGGGATTGATCCTTGGTTTCCTCGGTGTAGTCATGTTGTTTGCAGAGCAAATCTTTGGAGCTTCTGCAAATGACGGAGACAATGACAAAAAACTTACTGCCATGATCGTCATGACTGTAGGAACCATTGGATGGACGGTAGGTTCACTAATTTCCAAATACAACAAGAAATCAGAGAACAAAAAGAGTGCTGAACCGAATGCTGTAAAAGAACCTGAGGAAGACCTCAATGTCATGGTCAAAACAGCATGGCAGATGGTAGTTGCTGGTATAGCTTTTACGACTGTTGCACTTTTGAATGGGGAATATAAAAGTTTTGAATTTAATTCCGTTCCATTAGAATACTGGGGAGCCATGGTTTACCTAGCTTTGTTGGGATCTATTTTGGCCTTCAGCTGTTATATTTTCCTATTGCAATATCGTCCAGCTACCGAAGTCAGCACCTACGCTTACGTGAACCCGATCGTAGCACTCATATTGGTCCATTTCTTTACGGACCATGTGGTTAGCAGGATGCAGATCATAGGTCTTGCAGTAGTCCTGTTCAGTGTGTTACTCATGAACTGGAACCTATACCGCGACAGCTCAATCATTAAAAACTACAAACGCAGACGTAAAATCCGCAAACTACGCCATATGGCACCCAAAAGTAGTATCCCAAGGATTGTGGAAGTCGCTGAGTTTGGTCAAAAGAAGACCAAAAAGCCAAAGGAAAACCCTGAAAAAGGAAATTCTACTCCGGATAGTACAAACGCTGACAAAAACAAAGGAAAGAGCTTTGATCAAGAATTCTACGATTAG
- a CDS encoding Lrp/AsnC family transcriptional regulator has translation MAKLEISLDQIDLQIIRIMQDNARTNNADIARELGMAPSAILERVKKLEQKEVILQYNARINPVALDQKMLSFIFIKTQDIIGVQKVGLLLAEIPEVLEVHDIAGEDGYLIKVRTNDSAGLVDLMRNTLSKIEGIISTRTTIVLETVKEDNKLVIPAKD, from the coding sequence ATGGCGAAACTAGAAATTTCCTTGGATCAAATTGATCTTCAGATAATCCGGATCATGCAGGACAATGCCCGCACGAACAATGCTGATATTGCCCGTGAACTCGGCATGGCCCCTTCAGCGATCTTAGAAAGGGTAAAAAAACTGGAGCAGAAAGAAGTTATCCTACAATATAACGCTAGGATCAACCCTGTTGCCTTGGACCAAAAAATGCTTTCCTTTATTTTTATCAAGACTCAGGATATCATCGGCGTACAAAAAGTAGGCTTACTTTTGGCCGAAATACCAGAAGTATTGGAGGTACATGATATAGCTGGTGAGGATGGTTACTTAATCAAAGTAAGGACCAATGATTCTGCGGGACTTGTTGACCTTATGCGCAACACTCTCAGCAAGATAGAAGGCATTATTTCTACAAGAACTACAATCGTTCTGGAGACCGTAAAAGAAGACAATAAATTAGTAATTCCTGCTAAGGACTAA
- a CDS encoding FAD-linked oxidase C-terminal domain-containing protein gives MSVELKLAALAESLKGDFFYDENIASHQTMRLAYSTDASVYQELPLAVCIPQQIEDLKTLIRFANENHITLIPRTAGTSLAGQVVGAGIVIDISRFFNQILEVNQGEKWARVQPGVIRDDLNAYLKPFGLMFGPETSTASRAMIGGMIGNNSSGLHSIVWGDTRHNLLEANVLLDDESEVLFKELNEAAYFEKLSLKSREGDIYRNLNELLTNKENQEAIHAGYPKSEITRRNTGYALDMLSDNSQPFNLCRLLAGSEGTIGIITEAKIKLMPLPAKEIGLLCVHFDDMVECMKGNVIALNNKPEASELVDKYILDFTVGHPTYQYNRFFIEGDPEALLIVEFRGNSQEEIALKAERLVVELKAAGLGYAYPWITGVEKTNLVWDVRKAGLGLIRNLPGDSQPVNLIEDCAVSPEDLPNYVSDIQVLLKEEQVHASYYAHAGAGELHIEPFINLKTPEGKKQFRRILEKTTDLVLKYNGSLSGEHGDGRLRGEFIGKVLGDKVYQLLLQVKNIFDPNNVFNAKKIVDTPPMDTHLRYDQVTDAKQIKTYFDFTKNESILRLAEKCSGSGDCRKTEITGGTMCPSFMATRDEKDTTRARANMLRQFLTNSTQSNRFNHEEIKEVMDLCLSCKGCKTECPSSVDIAKMKAEFLQHYYDANGSPFRAKLIANFTESQKLGSMVAPIYNFFATNSFTSSIIKSVVGFAPGRSLPKVHGTTFSQWASKQPNTTSTRKVFLFSDEFTNYNDTEVGITAYKLLTALGYEVIVPKLKESGRTYLSKGFVKKAKELANQNVDLASQEVSAESPLLGIEPSAIITFRDEYPDLVDDSKREKANTLAKNALMIDEFLVREMKAGRIHPEQFTAEPQKIKLHGHCYQKAFKLVDTTKEFLSFPSNYEVEVIPSGCCGMAGSFGYEKEHFDVSQKVAELVLFPTLRKTGGEYLIAAAGTSCRHQIKDGLQRKSFHPVEIIYDALIKK, from the coding sequence GTGTCAGTAGAGTTAAAATTAGCAGCCTTAGCTGAATCCCTAAAGGGGGATTTCTTTTATGATGAAAATATAGCATCCCATCAGACGATGCGTTTAGCCTATTCCACAGATGCCTCGGTGTATCAGGAATTACCATTGGCGGTCTGTATTCCCCAACAAATAGAAGATTTGAAGACCTTGATCCGGTTTGCAAATGAAAATCACATTACCTTGATTCCAAGAACGGCCGGTACCTCCTTGGCAGGTCAGGTTGTAGGGGCAGGTATTGTTATCGATATTTCTAGATTTTTCAATCAGATATTGGAAGTAAATCAAGGGGAGAAATGGGCGAGGGTTCAACCTGGGGTAATCCGTGATGACCTAAATGCCTATTTGAAACCATTTGGACTGATGTTCGGACCTGAAACCTCCACAGCCAGCAGGGCTATGATCGGAGGAATGATCGGAAATAATTCATCCGGATTGCATTCAATCGTTTGGGGAGATACGCGTCATAACCTATTGGAAGCTAATGTGCTATTGGACGATGAGTCAGAAGTGCTTTTTAAGGAACTGAATGAAGCTGCCTATTTTGAAAAGCTTTCGTTAAAATCCCGTGAAGGTGATATTTACAGGAATCTGAACGAACTATTGACCAACAAGGAAAACCAAGAAGCTATACATGCTGGATATCCTAAATCGGAAATAACCCGTAGGAATACGGGCTATGCGCTGGATATGCTGTCAGATAACAGTCAGCCCTTCAATCTATGTAGACTATTGGCCGGATCGGAAGGGACCATCGGCATTATCACCGAGGCTAAAATTAAGCTGATGCCTTTACCAGCAAAAGAAATTGGCCTTTTATGTGTTCATTTCGACGATATGGTGGAATGTATGAAAGGAAATGTAATTGCCTTGAACAATAAGCCAGAAGCATCTGAATTGGTAGATAAATATATTTTAGATTTTACAGTTGGGCATCCAACATATCAATACAACCGTTTTTTTATTGAAGGAGATCCTGAGGCCTTATTGATCGTTGAATTCAGGGGCAATAGCCAGGAAGAGATAGCCTTAAAAGCGGAGCGTTTGGTTGTTGAGTTAAAAGCAGCCGGTTTGGGCTATGCTTATCCATGGATCACTGGGGTTGAAAAGACCAATTTGGTTTGGGACGTACGTAAGGCTGGTTTGGGATTGATCCGGAACCTCCCTGGCGATTCTCAACCTGTGAACCTGATTGAGGACTGTGCAGTTTCCCCAGAAGATTTGCCTAACTATGTGTCCGATATACAAGTGCTGTTGAAGGAAGAGCAGGTGCATGCTTCATATTATGCGCATGCTGGTGCAGGTGAACTGCATATTGAACCTTTTATCAATCTAAAAACGCCCGAAGGAAAAAAGCAATTCCGTCGCATTTTGGAGAAAACTACGGATTTGGTATTGAAGTATAATGGTTCATTGAGTGGTGAACATGGTGATGGTAGATTAAGGGGGGAATTTATTGGAAAAGTTCTAGGAGATAAGGTATATCAACTTCTGTTACAGGTTAAAAACATTTTTGACCCAAACAATGTGTTTAACGCTAAAAAGATTGTAGATACCCCTCCAATGGATACGCATCTGCGTTATGACCAGGTGACTGACGCCAAGCAGATCAAGACATATTTTGATTTTACGAAGAATGAAAGCATCCTACGTTTGGCCGAAAAATGCTCGGGTTCCGGAGACTGTAGAAAAACAGAGATAACTGGTGGAACCATGTGTCCATCTTTTATGGCTACTAGGGATGAGAAAGATACCACACGGGCTAGAGCAAATATGCTTCGTCAATTCCTGACCAATTCAACACAAAGCAATCGATTCAATCATGAGGAGATAAAAGAGGTCATGGACCTTTGTTTGAGCTGTAAAGGTTGTAAAACGGAATGTCCATCCAGCGTGGATATCGCGAAGATGAAGGCAGAGTTCCTACAGCATTATTATGATGCGAATGGAAGTCCTTTTAGGGCGAAGTTGATTGCCAATTTTACTGAATCCCAAAAACTGGGGTCTATGGTTGCTCCAATCTATAATTTCTTTGCAACAAATAGTTTTACCTCAAGTATCATTAAATCTGTGGTTGGTTTTGCGCCTGGAAGATCCTTGCCAAAGGTGCATGGAACTACCTTCAGCCAGTGGGCATCAAAACAACCTAATACCACAAGTACACGTAAGGTTTTCCTGTTCAGTGATGAGTTTACCAATTACAACGACACGGAAGTTGGGATAACCGCCTATAAGTTATTAACTGCTCTGGGATATGAAGTTATCGTTCCTAAGTTAAAGGAAAGTGGTAGGACCTATCTGTCGAAGGGATTTGTCAAGAAAGCAAAAGAACTTGCTAATCAGAACGTGGACTTAGCTTCGCAGGAAGTGAGTGCAGAAAGCCCTCTGCTAGGGATTGAGCCTTCTGCTATCATAACCTTTAGAGATGAATATCCGGATTTAGTCGATGATTCTAAACGAGAAAAAGCGAATACATTGGCAAAGAATGCCTTAATGATCGATGAGTTCTTGGTTCGAGAAATGAAAGCTGGTAGGATTCATCCAGAGCAATTCACGGCAGAACCACAAAAAATAAAGTTGCATGGTCACTGTTATCAGAAAGCCTTCAAATTGGTGGATACTACCAAGGAGTTTTTATCCTTTCCTTCCAATTATGAGGTGGAAGTGATACCTTCAGGATGTTGTGGAATGGCAGGTTCGTTTGGCTACGAGAAGGAACATTTTGATGTTTCGCAGAAGGTTGCTGAACTGGTCTTATTCCCAACTTTGCGTAAAACAGGTGGGGAATACCTTATTGCAGCAGCAGGAACAAGCTGTAGGCATCAGATCAAGGATGGTTTGCAGCGAAAATCCTTCCATCCTGTGGAGATCATTTATGATGCTTTGATCAAGAAATAA
- a CDS encoding alpha/beta hydrolase family protein produces the protein MRIILSLLTIFLSSGLVQAAKVDTIAVHSAAMNKAIKTVVIQPEGSKKKDLPTLYLLHGYSGNYGDWINKVPAIKELADHYGILIVCPDGGFGSWYWDSEIDQDFKYETFVAKELVNYIDGKYPVIKDRSKRGITGLSMGGHGALYLAIRHQDTFGAVGSTAGGVDIRPFPNNWDMAKRIGSYDQNPQVWEGHTVMELTHLIKPKSLEIFIDCGTEDFFYDVNAKFHEKLTYLNIPHRYLSMPGAHNWDYWSKSIQYQLIFFQDFFSKV, from the coding sequence ATGAGAATCATTTTATCCCTACTGACTATCTTCCTAAGTTCCGGGTTAGTTCAGGCGGCAAAGGTGGATACCATTGCAGTACACAGTGCTGCCATGAACAAAGCAATCAAAACAGTCGTTATTCAACCAGAGGGATCAAAGAAGAAAGACCTGCCTACCTTATATCTTTTGCATGGCTATTCAGGAAATTATGGAGATTGGATAAATAAGGTTCCGGCGATTAAGGAATTGGCAGATCACTATGGAATATTGATTGTTTGTCCTGATGGTGGTTTTGGCAGTTGGTATTGGGATTCAGAAATAGATCAAGATTTTAAATATGAGACTTTTGTGGCGAAGGAGTTGGTCAATTATATCGATGGAAAATATCCTGTTATAAAAGATCGCAGCAAACGTGGAATCACTGGATTGAGCATGGGCGGACATGGTGCTTTATATTTAGCCATTCGCCATCAAGATACCTTTGGTGCGGTAGGAAGTACCGCTGGAGGGGTGGATATCCGTCCTTTTCCTAATAATTGGGATATGGCAAAAAGGATAGGGTCGTATGATCAAAATCCTCAAGTGTGGGAGGGTCATACTGTGATGGAATTGACGCACTTGATTAAGCCGAAGTCTTTAGAGATTTTCATTGATTGCGGGACAGAAGATTTTTTTTATGATGTAAATGCAAAATTCCATGAAAAATTAACCTACTTAAATATCCCACATCGATATTTAAGCATGCCAGGGGCCCATAATTGGGATTATTGGAGCAAATCAATTCAATACCAATTGATATTTTTTCAGGACTTCTTTTCTAAAGTATAG